The Neorhodopirellula lusitana genome includes a window with the following:
- a CDS encoding peptidylprolyl isomerase, with amino-acid sequence MAQAAARHILVSSEETCLDLKKRIEAGEDFGAIAAEHSSCPSGKSGGALGNFAPGQMVPEFDAVVFSDCALGEVQGPVKTQFGYHLLEVTQRTA; translated from the coding sequence ATGGCTCAAGCTGCTGCCCGTCACATTCTTGTTTCTTCGGAAGAAACCTGCCTCGATCTTAAGAAACGCATTGAAGCGGGCGAAGATTTCGGCGCGATCGCTGCTGAACATTCCTCGTGCCCGTCTGGAAAATCGGGCGGCGCGTTAGGGAACTTTGCTCCCGGTCAGATGGTTCCTGAGTTTGACGCGGTTGTCTTTAGCGACTGTGCTTTGGGCGAAGTTCAAGGCCCCGTGAAGACTCAGTTTGGCTACCACTTGTTGGAAGTGACTCAGCGAACGGCCTAA